A stretch of the Polluticoccus soli genome encodes the following:
- a CDS encoding DUF2200 domain-containing protein has product MDNIQRVYRMPFASVYPLYIKKVERKGRTKEEVDEIIFWLTGYNQQTLQQQIDRKTDFETFFAEAPQINPNASKITGVICGYRVEDIEDELIQKVRYMDKLIDELAKGKKMDKILRS; this is encoded by the coding sequence ATGGATAATATCCAAAGAGTATACAGGATGCCTTTTGCGAGCGTATACCCGTTATACATAAAAAAAGTGGAGAGAAAAGGTCGCACAAAAGAAGAGGTTGACGAAATCATTTTCTGGCTGACAGGATATAACCAGCAAACACTGCAACAACAGATCGACAGGAAAACCGACTTCGAAACCTTTTTTGCGGAGGCGCCACAGATCAATCCAAATGCATCGAAGATCACTGGTGTGATTTGCGGATACCGAGTAGAAGATATCGAGGATGAACTGATACAAAAGGTTCGCTATATGGACAAACTGATAGATGAACTAGCGAAGGGAAAGAAGATGGACAAGATATTAAGATCGTAA
- a CDS encoding ArsR/SmtB family transcription factor has protein sequence MNLRRDVFQAIADPTRRAILLLVASQAMTAGAIAANFDTARPTVSKHLQILTECELLKQEQNGREIYYHINAMKMKEVAEFIEPFRQMWDDRFNKLETIMKNYKAKK, from the coding sequence ATGAACCTGAGACGAGATGTATTTCAAGCCATAGCAGACCCTACCAGGAGAGCTATTCTTTTGCTCGTAGCTAGCCAGGCAATGACAGCCGGGGCCATAGCCGCCAACTTTGACACAGCCCGTCCTACAGTCTCCAAACACCTTCAAATACTTACCGAGTGCGAATTGCTGAAACAGGAGCAAAACGGCCGGGAAATATACTATCATATAAATGCAATGAAGATGAAAGAAGTAGCCGAATTTATTGAGCCGTTCCGCCAGATGTGGGACGACAGGTTCAACAAGCTGGAAACAATCATGAAAAACTACAAAGCGAAAAAATAG
- a CDS encoding DoxX family protein gives MTKTNKIIYWIATLWLSLGMTSTGIVQLLRMKGEVEFILDLGYPDYFLTLLGLTKLLAVVAILIPRFPLLKEWAYAGLFFMMSGALYSHIAHHNTIKEIAPVMLLLLLISVSWYFRPMDRKLISVNFSK, from the coding sequence ATGACTAAAACAAACAAGATCATCTATTGGATCGCCACGTTGTGGCTGTCGCTCGGAATGACATCCACAGGCATTGTGCAATTACTTAGAATGAAGGGTGAAGTAGAGTTTATTTTAGACCTCGGCTATCCCGACTACTTTCTGACTTTGCTGGGACTTACAAAACTTCTTGCCGTTGTTGCTATACTTATTCCACGCTTCCCCTTGCTGAAGGAATGGGCCTATGCAGGGCTATTCTTTATGATGTCAGGTGCTTTGTATTCACACATCGCTCACCATAATACTATAAAGGAAATAGCTCCGGTGATGTTGTTGCTGTTGCTGATCTCTGTATCCTGGTATTTCAGACCAATGGATAGAAAGCTGATTTCAGTTAATTTTAGCAAATGA
- a CDS encoding VOC family protein has translation MKRVTGIGGIFFKCKDPEKFREWYKTHLGFDITPYGAKFDWAQEGGYTLWSPFSEESKKFEPSSKEFMINYRVENLDALVAELKKEGVTVLGDVESFGEYGKFAHILDIEDNKIELWEPASK, from the coding sequence ATGAAACGTGTAACAGGAATTGGGGGCATTTTTTTCAAATGCAAAGACCCCGAGAAATTCAGGGAATGGTATAAAACCCATCTCGGTTTTGATATAACACCCTACGGAGCAAAGTTTGACTGGGCCCAGGAAGGCGGATATACGCTGTGGAGTCCCTTTTCAGAAGAAAGCAAAAAATTTGAACCCTCGTCAAAAGAGTTCATGATCAACTACCGGGTTGAAAACCTGGATGCACTTGTAGCAGAATTAAAGAAGGAAGGAGTGACAGTGTTGGGTGATGTAGAATCGTTCGGTGAGTACGGAAAGTTTGCGCACATTCTTGACATAGAAGACAACAAGATCGAATTGTGGGAGCCGGCGAGCAAATAG
- a CDS encoding Crp/Fnr family transcriptional regulator has product MSSALQQHIQKFTSIGGKEMKEILSFFETIELKKKQNLLTEGSVCKHSYFVVKGLLRMFFINDKGVEQTTQFALENWWIADYTSFERQEPSEFNIQSVEKAEVMAITYAAQEILLQQHPSMERYFRMVHQRAHAAAQFRIKSLYGLSREESYHLFADRHPEFVQRVPQYLLASFLGFTPEYLSEIRAKRKS; this is encoded by the coding sequence ATGTCAAGCGCCTTACAACAGCATATACAGAAGTTCACCAGCATTGGTGGAAAGGAAATGAAGGAGATACTCTCTTTTTTCGAAACGATAGAACTAAAGAAAAAACAAAACCTGCTAACCGAAGGCAGCGTATGCAAGCACAGCTATTTTGTAGTAAAAGGTTTGCTGCGTATGTTTTTCATCAATGATAAGGGCGTAGAACAAACCACGCAGTTTGCACTGGAAAACTGGTGGATAGCTGACTATACCTCGTTTGAACGGCAGGAGCCTTCGGAGTTCAATATACAATCTGTTGAGAAAGCAGAAGTGATGGCCATAACCTATGCTGCACAGGAAATACTATTGCAACAACACCCTTCTATGGAAAGGTATTTCAGGATGGTACACCAGCGGGCCCATGCGGCAGCCCAGTTCAGAATAAAGAGCCTTTACGGCCTTTCACGCGAGGAATCTTATCATTTATTTGCTGATAGACACCCGGAATTTGTGCAGCGGGTTCCGCAATACTTACTGGCATCTTTCCTGGGCTTTACCCCTGAATACCTGAGTGAAATAAGGGCAAAACGAAAATCTTAA
- a CDS encoding dihydrofolate reductase family protein has protein sequence MRKLVVLSMITLDGVMQAPGGPEEDTSGGFEYGGWVAPYFDEVFGKILKEQLKPTDLLLGRKTFEIFASYWPDHEAIWPGINQVTKYVMSKTMKKSEWENSVFIDNVADIEKLKKSEGSDIQVHGSGELIQLLLQNDLVDELWLKIYPLTLGKGKKLFRDGAIPAAFTLIESTVTPSGVIMANYRRAGKVKTGTVGA, from the coding sequence ATGAGAAAGCTTGTCGTCCTATCGATGATCACCTTAGATGGTGTAATGCAGGCACCCGGTGGACCTGAAGAAGATACTTCGGGCGGTTTCGAGTATGGTGGCTGGGTAGCACCTTATTTTGACGAGGTCTTTGGCAAGATCCTCAAGGAACAGCTGAAACCCACAGACCTGCTTTTAGGCAGAAAAACATTTGAGATCTTTGCCAGCTATTGGCCAGATCATGAAGCTATATGGCCTGGTATCAACCAGGTTACTAAATACGTCATGTCAAAAACCATGAAAAAATCTGAGTGGGAAAACTCAGTTTTCATCGATAACGTCGCTGATATCGAAAAACTAAAAAAATCAGAAGGTTCTGATATCCAGGTTCACGGTAGTGGTGAGCTCATTCAGCTACTTCTGCAGAATGATTTGGTTGACGAACTGTGGCTCAAAATTTACCCGTTGACGCTTGGCAAGGGGAAAAAATTGTTTCGCGACGGTGCCATCCCCGCAGCATTTACATTAATAGAAAGCACAGTTACACCAAGCGGTGTTATAATGGCCAACTACCGGCGAGCCGGAAAGGTCAAGACGGGCACCGTCGGAGCCTAA
- a CDS encoding BlaI/MecI/CopY family transcriptional regulator: MKRLTKAEEQIMMVLWEIGSGLLMEIVEAMPEPKPHKNTVATILKILTEKKFVHVEPVGRFHKYYPSVTKDAYSNRTLTGLVADYFEGSFTDAVSFLVKKKKLSVSDLELLLKQLKKDKS; the protein is encoded by the coding sequence ATGAAGCGACTGACTAAAGCTGAAGAACAAATAATGATGGTTCTGTGGGAGATCGGTAGCGGGCTCTTGATGGAAATAGTAGAGGCGATGCCGGAACCCAAACCACATAAGAATACAGTAGCCACCATTCTAAAAATACTTACAGAAAAAAAGTTTGTGCACGTAGAGCCAGTTGGACGGTTTCACAAATACTACCCTTCAGTTACAAAAGACGCTTACTCCAACCGGACATTAACAGGCCTAGTAGCAGATTACTTTGAAGGGTCTTTTACCGATGCTGTTTCATTTCTTGTAAAAAAGAAGAAGCTGTCTGTAAGTGACCTGGAGCTATTACTTAAACAACTAAAAAAAGATAAGTCATGA
- a CDS encoding T9SS type A sorting domain-containing protein, producing MNFKLVFLSLLALSFGSCKLKEPQDTDHPTETSTVADNDTSAAEEHVVISETDTVVTQVDSFKIYSDQLASTYVRLPPVYQHEIFEENEAATGKFSKLSKACNGRMKVLMNSSAVVSEMTSTIKAASATESDMVILIDRTASMGDHINKVKEGINQIIDTVKKYKGTRLAIATYGDKNYEGPWWFKFKNFETNYNQAAQYVKDIEIIGNPDWPESVYDAVMQCLQSDFWQSKKKCSIILVGDAPPQEKPYCDYTLEDVISASRERKVRMNFYPILILPEIRQVRISEEDKDKYENITGNTTLYPNPCRGKLTLTMEKTSTYYIEIYNMNGEIVVNDQHFGIIWQRDISDLPNGGYIARVINSDHTFELFKFILQH from the coding sequence ATGAATTTTAAATTAGTATTCCTGTCGTTGCTGGCCTTATCGTTTGGGAGCTGCAAATTAAAAGAACCCCAGGACACCGATCACCCGACCGAAACCTCAACGGTTGCGGACAACGACACTTCTGCCGCCGAAGAACATGTGGTCATTTCAGAAACAGATACCGTTGTTACCCAGGTTGATTCATTTAAGATCTATAGTGATCAGTTGGCGTCGACGTACGTGAGATTGCCACCTGTATACCAACACGAGATATTTGAAGAAAACGAAGCGGCAACCGGCAAATTCTCCAAGCTTTCAAAAGCCTGCAATGGACGCATGAAGGTGCTTATGAACTCATCTGCTGTTGTCAGCGAAATGACTTCTACTATAAAAGCTGCCTCTGCAACGGAGTCCGACATGGTAATCCTGATCGACAGGACTGCCAGTATGGGCGATCATATCAACAAGGTAAAGGAGGGTATCAACCAGATCATTGATACCGTAAAAAAATATAAAGGCACCCGGCTGGCCATTGCTACCTATGGCGACAAGAATTATGAAGGCCCATGGTGGTTCAAGTTTAAGAATTTTGAAACCAACTATAACCAGGCAGCCCAGTATGTAAAGGATATCGAAATAATAGGCAACCCCGACTGGCCGGAATCTGTATATGACGCGGTTATGCAATGCCTGCAAAGCGATTTTTGGCAATCGAAAAAGAAATGTAGCATCATCCTGGTGGGCGATGCTCCGCCGCAAGAAAAACCATACTGCGACTATACGCTAGAGGATGTGATCAGTGCATCGAGAGAGAGAAAAGTACGAATGAACTTCTACCCGATCCTGATCCTGCCTGAGATCAGGCAAGTGCGAATTTCGGAAGAGGATAAAGACAAATATGAAAACATCACCGGCAACACCACACTCTACCCCAACCCCTGCCGCGGCAAATTGACGCTGACCATGGAAAAAACAAGCACTTACTACATTGAAATATACAACATGAACGGCGAGATCGTGGTAAACGATCAGCACTTCGGCATCATCTGGCAGAGGGATATTTCTGACCTACCTAACGGCGGATATATTGCTCGGGTAATTAATTCAGACCACACCTTCGAGCTATTTAAGTTCATACTGCAACATTGA
- a CDS encoding carboxymuconolactone decarboxylase family protein, with product MERMNIGKLLPEVYKSMYALSIISAKSNLTNIQRELIKIRASQINGCAFCIDMHTKDALKYGETQQRIFLLNAWRETSLFTDEEKAILAITEEVTLISQHGLTEATYNNAMKYFSEETIAQIIMSVVVINAWNRISVSSHTEIPE from the coding sequence ATGGAAAGAATGAATATCGGAAAGCTGCTGCCAGAAGTATACAAGTCGATGTATGCTTTAAGCATCATCTCAGCAAAGTCCAACCTCACGAACATTCAAAGAGAACTTATCAAGATCAGAGCATCGCAGATAAACGGTTGCGCTTTCTGTATTGATATGCACACGAAAGACGCACTGAAATACGGCGAAACTCAACAGCGCATCTTCCTGCTGAATGCATGGAGAGAAACCAGCTTGTTCACCGACGAAGAAAAAGCGATACTGGCCATAACTGAAGAGGTAACGCTCATCAGCCAACATGGACTGACTGAAGCTACTTACAATAACGCAATGAAGTATTTCAGCGAGGAGACCATAGCCCAGATCATTATGTCGGTGGTGGTTATTAACGCCTGGAACCGCATATCGGTAAGCAGCCACACAGAAATACCTGAGTAG
- a CDS encoding SixA phosphatase family protein, whose translation MSMLFCDCKKETKAQIVTVRDTVYVEVRDTTVIPALISDTTTTLIVLRHAEKETTGADPNLNSDGLLRAEELKRLLDNLSISAIYSTPFNRTRQTVQPLATAKGLSITEYPTTKSYTDLESEILSAYRGKIVVVVGHSNTVPDMVKELSNNSFNVIIEDSQYDNLFVVSMPEKLKPTVTPLKYGKETP comes from the coding sequence ATGTCTATGCTTTTTTGTGACTGCAAAAAAGAAACAAAAGCCCAGATCGTGACAGTTAGAGACACCGTTTATGTAGAGGTGCGAGACACCACCGTTATTCCCGCATTGATCAGCGATACAACAACTACGCTCATCGTTCTGCGACATGCCGAGAAAGAAACCACTGGCGCCGACCCAAACCTGAACAGTGACGGACTGCTGCGCGCTGAAGAATTGAAACGCTTATTGGATAATCTATCTATAAGCGCCATTTATTCAACACCATTTAACCGTACACGGCAAACTGTACAACCGTTGGCAACTGCCAAGGGCCTCAGTATTACCGAATATCCAACAACCAAGTCCTACACTGACTTGGAAAGTGAGATACTTTCTGCTTATCGAGGAAAGATTGTCGTGGTGGTCGGTCACTCTAACACCGTTCCTGATATGGTGAAGGAGCTCAGCAATAATTCTTTCAATGTCATTATTGAAGACAGCCAGTACGATAACCTGTTTGTAGTCAGCATGCCTGAGAAGCTAAAGCCGACGGTGACACCACTTAAGTACGGCAAAGAGACGCCGTAA
- a CDS encoding T9SS type A sorting domain-containing protein, which yields MKTILSTLLGILLFSINALATVHTVSVGDFAFAPNSLSIRLGDTIRWNWANGLHTTTSTSVPAGAATWDFTLQSTSTSFIYVPTVEGTYNYKCSFHESMGMLGSFTVIGPSTVKANPDKFFAVSPNPAKSEIKINSAGLKLQVSIADALGRQVILNPLSEANNEQTYSIKHLSSGIYMLVIRADESVTVQKLFIE from the coding sequence ATGAAAACAATTTTATCAACTCTTTTGGGCATTCTCCTTTTTTCAATCAATGCCCTGGCGACAGTGCACACTGTTTCGGTTGGCGATTTTGCCTTCGCGCCCAACTCACTCAGTATTAGGCTGGGTGATACCATCCGCTGGAATTGGGCAAACGGACTGCATACTACCACAAGCACGTCAGTGCCCGCAGGCGCGGCCACATGGGATTTCACATTGCAATCCACAAGCACCAGTTTTATTTATGTACCAACCGTTGAGGGCACATACAATTACAAGTGCTCGTTTCATGAATCGATGGGAATGCTTGGCTCTTTTACAGTTATCGGACCAAGCACAGTCAAGGCTAATCCCGATAAGTTTTTCGCCGTATCTCCGAATCCCGCAAAATCTGAAATAAAAATAAACTCAGCGGGATTGAAACTACAAGTTTCCATTGCAGATGCACTTGGTCGGCAAGTAATATTGAATCCTCTTTCCGAAGCAAATAATGAACAGACCTATTCAATTAAACATCTGTCTTCAGGGATATACATGCTTGTCATCAGGGCAGATGAGAGCGTAACCGTGCAAAAACTGTTCATAGAATAA
- a CDS encoding M56/M15 family metallopeptidase has translation MSLPIFSFIMQSSICAAIFFLYYLAVLKRTHTHQFNRWYLFCSVLLSVTLPLLELPSLLGSYAPAAGFTMMPVIGTGGEIETTFFSQGSGETSIKDILNNTYYAVAILLGAMSLAKIVWVACIYYFGSRYRRNGVRFVESSLVSGPFSFVNTIFWPAHLDANSAEGTRIITHELAHIRQWHTFDKLIVQTILCICWLNPVLWFVRRELWLQHEFIADNAAIENNDSEAFARMLLYSTYKIDNNTIVNFFYHSPIKRRLNMILNNSKGTSTIVRCVCAPLALMLSLAFLSFSAADNAAQHPRASKKIVVILDAGHGGIDIGANSNSGHQEKDITLAICKKIEHLANEYNIEIIPTRTGDEQVLLENRVKLSNNKQADIFLSVHLAKNDPKDAHANDYKLGISSKNSNYQSSQILASAIAGRLKSQDVSASVSDYSKVFVIRESAHTAVLLECGNINDPSNVALILDDTKLELMCRNVLSGIVDYEHSR, from the coding sequence ATGAGCCTACCAATCTTCTCGTTTATCATGCAATCGTCGATATGTGCGGCTATCTTTTTCTTATACTATTTAGCGGTATTAAAACGTACACACACGCACCAGTTCAACCGCTGGTATTTGTTTTGCTCAGTTTTGCTTAGTGTAACATTACCCCTATTAGAGCTTCCATCGCTTTTGGGCAGCTATGCTCCTGCAGCCGGGTTCACCATGATGCCGGTTATTGGTACAGGTGGCGAAATCGAAACAACGTTCTTTTCCCAAGGCAGTGGTGAGACCTCCATCAAAGACATTTTGAACAATACCTATTATGCAGTGGCAATATTGCTGGGCGCAATGTCGCTCGCAAAAATTGTGTGGGTAGCCTGCATTTATTATTTCGGTAGCAGGTACCGCCGCAATGGCGTTAGGTTTGTTGAGTCTTCACTTGTTAGCGGACCATTCTCTTTCGTGAACACTATATTCTGGCCTGCGCATCTTGATGCAAATAGCGCTGAAGGTACTCGTATTATAACCCATGAGCTGGCTCATATCCGCCAATGGCACACGTTTGACAAGCTGATCGTTCAAACGATCCTCTGCATCTGTTGGCTTAACCCCGTACTCTGGTTCGTAAGACGCGAGCTGTGGTTGCAGCATGAATTTATTGCCGACAACGCAGCCATTGAAAACAACGACTCAGAGGCGTTTGCCCGAATGCTCTTATACTCCACTTACAAGATCGATAACAATACCATAGTTAACTTTTTTTATCACTCCCCCATCAAAAGACGTCTTAACATGATACTAAACAATTCTAAAGGCACCAGCACTATAGTGCGCTGCGTATGCGCTCCCCTGGCTTTAATGCTATCGTTGGCTTTCCTTTCTTTTAGCGCCGCAGACAATGCCGCCCAACACCCGCGTGCCAGCAAAAAGATTGTAGTGATTTTGGATGCCGGGCATGGCGGCATCGATATAGGTGCCAACAGCAACTCCGGCCACCAGGAAAAGGATATCACGCTTGCTATATGCAAAAAGATAGAACACCTGGCCAATGAGTACAACATCGAGATAATCCCAACAAGAACCGGGGACGAACAGGTGTTGCTGGAGAACCGGGTAAAACTTAGCAACAATAAGCAAGCAGACATTTTTCTTTCCGTACACCTTGCCAAGAACGATCCAAAAGACGCACATGCCAACGACTATAAACTTGGTATCAGCTCAAAAAACAGCAATTACCAAAGCAGCCAAATACTTGCATCTGCTATCGCAGGGCGACTCAAATCCCAGGACGTCAGCGCAAGTGTATCGGACTATAGCAAGGTCTTTGTTATTCGCGAGTCGGCACATACTGCAGTTCTGCTTGAATGTGGCAATATAAATGACCCATCTAATGTGGCCCTTATACTCGATGACACTAAGCTTGAGCTTATGTGCAGAAACGTGCTGAGCGGTATTGTAGACTATGAGCACAGTCGCTAA
- a CDS encoding TMEM175 family protein: MLFCLAAMTMNKQRLESFSDATVAIIMTIMVLELDVPNGTDWNALLDVLPVFISYVLSFLICGPFLVQSSPSIFEGYHC; the protein is encoded by the coding sequence ATGCTTTTTTGCCTGGCTGCAATGACTATGAACAAACAGCGTCTCGAGTCATTTTCGGATGCCACTGTGGCCATTATCATGACGATCATGGTACTGGAGTTAGATGTTCCCAATGGAACTGATTGGAATGCATTACTCGACGTGCTACCGGTTTTTATTAGTTATGTTTTGAGTTTTCTTATTTGTGGGCCTTTTCTGGTACAATCATCACCGTCTATTTTCGAAGGTTACCATTGTTAA
- a CDS encoding SRPBCC family protein, giving the protein MERKTKVHAEDGKQEIVITREFDLPLELLFRAYVEPELVEQWMGTKVLKLENKVHGGYLFETTDPRGGKHRFNGVIHEFVPEQKITRTFEMENTPFPVQLEFIEFEKLTDDTSKVTMHVVYRSVGHRDQILQLPFAQGINMAHNRIQEIVSKLR; this is encoded by the coding sequence ATGGAACGTAAAACAAAGGTCCACGCCGAAGACGGCAAACAGGAAATTGTAATTACCCGGGAATTCGATCTGCCATTGGAGCTACTATTCAGAGCCTACGTAGAGCCTGAGTTGGTAGAGCAATGGATGGGGACCAAAGTGCTGAAACTGGAAAATAAAGTTCATGGCGGATACCTGTTCGAAACGACCGATCCACGAGGAGGTAAACACCGCTTCAACGGCGTGATCCATGAGTTCGTTCCGGAACAAAAGATCACACGGACATTTGAAATGGAGAATACACCTTTCCCCGTGCAGCTCGAGTTTATTGAATTTGAAAAGCTCACCGATGACACCAGCAAGGTTACTATGCATGTTGTATATAGGTCGGTAGGCCATAGAGATCAGATATTACAGTTGCCGTTTGCGCAGGGCATCAACATGGCGCATAATCGCATACAGGAAATTGTTAGCAAATTAAGATAA